The sequence GACGTCATTCCGGCGCAAATTGTTGACGATACGGTCGTCTCCTCCAGCAAAATACGGGCATGCTTGCTTGACGAGGGCGACGTAGCGCAGGCCGCAACGTGGCTGGGCCGCCCGTACGCCCTTACCGGCACGGTGCGGCATGGCGAAGGCCGCGGGCGCACCATCGGCTATCCCACGGCCAACATCGCAGTGGCCGACGCGCGCAAGCTCGTACCCAAACGGGGCGTGTACGCCACGTACGTGCGCTTGCCCGGCGGCACCAAGCAGCCCGGCATGATGAATATCGGGCGGCGGCCGACCTTCGACGGGATGGACGTAACCATCGAGGTGCATCTGCTCGACTTCTCGGGCGACCTGTACGGCCAAACGCTCACCGTTGAATTCTTGCAAAGACTCCGCGACGAACAAAAATTCGATTCGGTGGACGCGCTCGTGGCGCAACTTTCAACCGACGAATCTCATTGCAGAAGTGTTATAGAGACGCTGAAGTAATTGCCGTTTTGGCGCGCCGACGCGCCCACAACGCACCACTTTGGCAGACTGGGCCGGCACCGTCGCTGGCGCCTGGTTCTTCTTTATGATGGCATAATCTAAAGAGGATAAACCCCAACCCACATGATTACGAAGGAAGAGAAGCAAGCACTGATTGAGCAATTCGGCGATGGACCCGACGACACGGGCACGTCCGAAGTGCAAATCGCCATTTTTACGAAGCGCATTGAGCGCCTGACGGAGCACCTCAAGGAGCATCCGAAGGACTTTTCCACCCGCCAGGGCCTTCTGAAGCTGGTCGGTAAGCGGCGTCGCCTCCTCAACTACCTGATGGACCGCGACATTGAGCGCTACCGCGCCATCATTGGCGAACTCGGCTTGCGCAAATAGAATCAACG comes from Salisaeta longa DSM 21114 and encodes:
- a CDS encoding bifunctional riboflavin kinase/FAD synthetase; its protein translation is MRREIGWDAITHDDRSVVTVGTFDGVHRGHQAIIEYLIDRAATRDGVSTLLSFDPHPRSVVHDEDVPLLSTIDERGDLLARYGLDRFVVVPFDEDFGTLSPTAYVEDVLVSRIGLQEITVGYDHRFGRKRAGDVELLRTLGARHGFAVDVIPAQIVDDTVVSSSKIRACLLDEGDVAQAATWLGRPYALTGTVRHGEGRGRTIGYPTANIAVADARKLVPKRGVYATYVRLPGGTKQPGMMNIGRRPTFDGMDVTIEVHLLDFSGDLYGQTLTVEFLQRLRDEQKFDSVDALVAQLSTDESHCRSVIETLK
- the rpsO gene encoding 30S ribosomal protein S15, with translation MITKEEKQALIEQFGDGPDDTGTSEVQIAIFTKRIERLTEHLKEHPKDFSTRQGLLKLVGKRRRLLNYLMDRDIERYRAIIGELGLRK